In Glycine max cultivar Williams 82 chromosome 15, Glycine_max_v4.0, whole genome shotgun sequence, the DNA window CATTACATTGGTTTCTCCACGATGCTAGTTATAgcaaataatgaaaccttaacaAGGTAGTGTCATGTGACAAGTGGCAGAACCAGTAGACAATAACATGGATACAAAGTTTGGGTTAGCTATAGTTATAAGAATAAATTGTGAAATGGGTTTTGGAAAATGGTAACAAATGCCTTGGAAGCCAATGAAGAATAAATTAGtagctcaattttttttattaatagctAAGATGTTTTGGAGAGATTTGTCATTCCTTCATGTTATTAAACATAATACATAATACACTAAAAGCCTTTTCAGCTCTTCCTACCAAAGGAAATGGCTTGAGACTCATATGTTATAATGTATATGGTAAGTCCTGTAATTTGTAATATTAGGGAGTTCAGTTTGGATTTGACTCACTCGTCTTATCACTTTATAATGTTAGAAAGAAATGCATATTGGTTCATTAAAGTTCATATACAAACATAAGAGCATGTATAACACTAAACACCACAAGTTTACCCCAAGGAGTTTGTACATCACTTTTTCTTACCACTTTCTTATTAACATAGCCTGTCTGTGGTGCTTCTTTAATGTATTCTTCCATTGTTGCAAGGAAAGAGGGAGGTGGCTGTTCATCAAAGTAAAAAGCTTTGTGAGATTCTTCCAGTCATGATAGCACATGAGGCTTACTCTAACAAACAAAAGGAACCTGTCTCAGTGTTGGAAATTGGAAATTCCTAGTAAGGTCCAAGCCTTTGCAGTATTCATAGAAGTCAGCAAGATTTTCAGCCTGCATAGTATTCATAAGGAAAACCATCAACACCTTATAGATCACAAGACTCAATCCATATTGGTCATCAGCGAGAATgtttgaagaaaatcattgttataaacCTGTTGGCCAGctcttttataaatgtttaGAGCTTTCACTGCGTCATGTCTTGTCATATCAAAGAACTGTAATTTTCATTAGTTtgtgtaatttaaaatttaatgaagcaATCAAgtagtaaattaaattgagaTAGGCACTACCACGTCCACAAGATTGATGATTCCGTCATTGAGTGTGCAGTATATTTTGAAACTCTCTTTCAAAACCTAAATGGCATTGCCAAAAAGCCAAAATATAGTGACAAACATAGACACAAGTCCATGTAAATAaatgaactaaaaaataatcaaaattcatCTCTTTTCATGGATTTAAATGATGTGTTGACGATGAATTAGACtgctataattataaattataggaGGTAAAATTCTCTATAGGTAGCAATTCGACCGTGTAATTCACTTAAGTCACTATGATCTTCATTCCGAGTGGAAGCCATTTATTCATTGGCTTCTAACATTATGTAATAGCAAGAATCATACAGATATAATTTGGATCAAATTTAGATGCAATTTCTTAGATGCTTTTAGTGTTATTctacaattaaaattgaagttttgCATTGGTAATTTACGTAATAAAGGTTGATATTAAAGGTCAATACAAGTGAAACTCCAATTCAGACAAAAATATTCAATTCGTTAGGTCTTTTGGTGTTACTCTTCGATTAGAATTGGAGTTTCACTTAAAAGgaagatatatatattgacATTTAATGTCAACCTCTACTGGCATATGCCTCTAAGTTTTGTCCATATAATTCTAATTGTTCCTTGTTGACAGATATCAGTTCTTGTGCATATATGATCACTGGAAAAAGTATTCTAATTATCTAGTCATGTTACTGCCCCTAAACACTTTTTGAGTTTATACTCAAAGTGCTATCatgtggaaaacacaaattctaAACACGCATACCAGGGCCAACGCATATTGTACTAGATGATTGCTGTAAGCACATCCTTCAGGCTGCAAGATGTTAACGCAAATTAAATGCAACTTAGAGCAAGAAAATACAGTGATTTAATGGTAAGGGATATGTCATAACAAAATGCAGacatcaaatttgaaaatttctcattaattcatttatactTGACAACCAATAAGGCGATATAGAAGTTGTTGTAGTGCAGGTAGCTGCTCCAATAGATCATCACTATCCAACGACCGAGTTTTGCTACGTACCTGTCAAAATTGAAAGTTAGTGATATTCTGAACATAGAAATATGATGcttgaaaaataaagttgagtgTGAATAAAACAAGGCAAAGTGCACACATTATTAACCACTGGTGATGCTTTTGTTAAACGCTCGGATTCTATGTCATATTTAAGGACTCTAAAGCATTCAAGTCTTTCTTCTAAAAATAGTGCATAAGTTCGCACCCATGCAGAACAATCCCAAGCTGCAAAAAGAAATTCAGTGTCATGGAATTTGGAAAATAatgaataagaaagaaaagggtCAAGCTAGATGTTCAAAATAGTTACAACAAATTCATATGCAGAATCAATTAATTTACCTAAAGGGCTTGAATCATCTTTGAAATTGGATATTTGGAGAATATGTCCCCTACGTGAGTAGTTAAGAATCTCTTCTCTAAAGGTAGGATCACCCTCTCTCAAAGTCCTATGAATGACTATCAATGTCTTTATAGCAACCTGACATTTCATTATTCAATGACACACGAATCTTATACAAtgataaaagttatttttctcAGTAAAATTGTGTGCAAATCCTCTCTCTATATGTGAGTTGAATCTTAATTTAGCCCCTTGGATGTCCCTTTCTTTTGGGACGCTATGATAATTAATGAACATGTCATATCCCATTATTTTTGCAATAAcattaaaatcatgatttattttatatataggtGTGATTGATTACGCATATGATATCATTCAAgtgtttcttttcttcttctatttcccCTTTATATTTTTGCTAGTATGTGTACATAAAGAGGAAAGCAAATCTAATAAAACCCTTAATTGAACTGTTCCAACACTTAAAATCTTCTACcatgtcattaaaaaaaaagttcttagGATGTTTTCGTTCTTAGTGCTTTCAAAGGACAAGATATCAAACTACTATAAATATCATCAAAAGAATTATACTATCCAACTTCGCGTCTTTGAAAGTCTCTTAGCAAGTTTGTGAATGCAGTATGCCACATCTGCCCGTGGCTGGTGTGCTAATGTTGCACAGAATATTTCTGCAAACCATTCAAGGCAAATtatatttagaaaagaaaaatgcaagagaaattaaaataagcttTGATGGAAAAGCAAATCCGATTCATACCTTAAAAATggttatttttctatatatttagCGCAATATTAGCAAGGAAAATAAACAAGCATTGATTGATGAACCGAAGCTTTAAAAATGCCAAAGATTTCACAAAACAAGTTTCATGATGACACATGatgttagttaaaaattaagagCATTATTTACATTCAACAAAATTTGAGAATTAGGAATGATTAgtgaggtatatatatatatatatcgtatGTTAACATACTTCGAACATGACGTTCCTTGGGAGGATATTCCACATGATTGGTAGCTTTTACAATTGCAATATCCAACTCCTTCataaacaaaatgaaacacaatcaatctAAATAATAGAGATTCATTTGTATATGCATGCATGTTTACGCATATAACATAATGGAGAAATCAAATCACCTTGTATTCGCTATTGACTTTGGCAAGGCCAACCTTGGTAGAGTCCTTGAGAGCTCCATAGGCTTTTCTAAAGCTCTGAAACGTTCccattattcattaaaaaaacggTTTACTTTTATGATATTGATGAAGGAAAGAGAAACAAGAGAAGGGGAAAAgatccttgttttcttcttgaTTGTTTTATCTTTGAGAAGGGTATTTTGGTACTTTGAGGATGTGATGATCTTAACTAATTTATGAATCTTGATGGGACAATTGAGTTACATTGGACGAAAGTTTCTGCAGAATCAGTTCGTTGAATTttccaagaatagaaaaagtcGGGTTCTGTTTGGTTGAGACTCAAATTACCTAAATGCCCATTGCTAAATGCACTTTGATGGCATGAACATTGATTGGTTTGGTATTTTGAATTTAGAATGACAGTTGCTTGTAATAATAATAGACTGTCATAATGTTGTTTAGTGGctggagaagaaaagaaatatgcCTATCATACAAAATAAGTTAatgttcttgaatttttttgtatagGAGGAATACTAGCAACAACGTTGtttctaacaaatttttttattcggactctttttataattgattaaaatttattaaaaatcataaaatttaatagatttcactttttatttaataattttttcttttaatttaataataaaactcaataaaattgatcatttttaataaaattgagtCAATCAtagaaataatgttaaaaaagaaCATATAAGAGAGTGTCACTCGgtatttttgtttcatatattgtttataataaaagaaactatATATAGGTCAGTTAAATTGTAGAAACTCGCTAAAAGTTAAAGAATGTCTCAAGTTTTAAAGAAAGcttataaaaacatttataaattcTTGATTAATAAAGTCCTAACCTCaattataaaacttaaattgACCTTAGCAATGAAACTCAAGTCAACATCTTCCTAGGATATGATTTGACTAATATTTATTGActcaatattcacaaaataaaatatgttttaaagtataaattttatttgcaaaaagtaatataatttgaatttttaaattgttattttgcaAAGGTATTATAAAACATGTTGGGAATTAACATAtcatttttcctcttttggaaacttaaaataagtatttaatgaAAGTGAGAGAAAGAACATTACAAATTTAACACGGAAAACTTTTTAATTTgagtaaagaaaaaacacaaaatctaATATAGTAAAAACATTTTTACTATTGAAAGTATGATTacaaaattttttcttttagatataaaatgttttttcaatCTCTTAGTCTCACCCTAGCAATAATGATTTACAATAATATGTTCCAATTCTCACTAATTGTATGAATGAAATACACCTCACTaatcatatgaaaaatatatatatttctatttctctttcTCATTCCCTCTGAGAGAATAACAATGTATTTCTTTATATAAGATAATCTTTCAGTTTTTGAATCTCACCCAATATTATTAAAGTGCAATTCTTATTATCTGAAGAAGGAGAAGGCTACAAAAGCCTTCACTATGACTCTTGTTTACTCACATTGGTGGGGTAAATCATCATACTAATCAGAAGTCCCCTCATAGTGATGACTAACTTCTCACATCTCATTACATCTTTTTAACTCCTATGTTTATTATGATTACTTGAATGTGACAATGCAATTAATTATGGAGGAATTTTCAGTAGGACTCATTCTTCCAACATAATTAATAGGCGTCTTTACACCAACACCTTGACAACAATTAACCATTTTggttaatactattaatttttatgttagactAATCACTGCTTGGATAAGTTGTATGAATTTTTCCTACTCATGTATGAGTATTAAATCATGATGCTACTTGTATTTATATCCTTCTTAGCTACTATTAATTGATACATAACCTAAGCTTTGTATAGCTAAGACTAATTTTAAGGAACCCCAACATCGATCCATCGTCAACATCATTTAATCAAACTAATTATCATTTGTATAAACTTTTCTAACTTCAATTTCTTCTCATCCAATAAATATTCAATGGTGATACTAATTGTACTTGTATCATCATTACTTAACATCAAGACATGTCACCTAACCTTCACATAGCCAAAAAGACTTTTGACATAAGGATTCCTATATGAATCTACCACcaacttctttatttttcataaataagttTGTTCTCTACTCTTATTATTCTAATAATATCCTCCTCGAgtgagtctcttccacatgACATGTTCTTCCTTAAGTATAGgtcattttttcttcatttgagGTTTGCTTCATCTTGAACAACATACATCTCTCATTTACACAACTTTCTCTACATGATGTACAAGGAGTCTTCGTGCTTTCCTCATGAGACAATCATGCTTCCTTGTTGAGTTTCCATCTCTTAGCACCAAGTTGGTTTATCATCCCAACTTCATCTAATCTTTTTGCTAAGATAGGATTCTAAGTGCATATCTTATTAAGTCCAAGCTTCTTTTGAGAGAAAGGTTTTAATGATAGTTGTAATATCCTAATTTTTGGGCTTGAGTGTGTGACTAGTGATGTATGTGATAGTGATACATGTAGTAAGTCATGTATTACAATGTATTAGTAAATGAAATATTAGTgacacactactacaaaaagcagttttaacatcgACTTATTAATATCGATTTTggacaaaaccaatgttaagttaaacgcggtgacatatttgtaaataaagtatccttcttaacattggttttccaaaaaaccgatgttaatgcatacacgttaacatcgatatttgaaaaaccgatgttaacgtatgatatgttaacattggttttccaaaaaaccaatgttaatacaAACatgttaatatcggtttttcaaaaaccgatgttaacatcggtttttgaaaaaccgatgttaacatatgatatattaacatcggttttccaaaaaaatcgatgttaatataatttttttaattatttatatattttaaaaaaatcatatattgcattattaattatattttaattaaaaaatataataattaataaacaataataaattcaaaaggtaaacatttaaaaattaaactaaatttttaaaataaatttcgtaattttaattttattatttcatgattatcatttaaatataacacacatttatataaattatttgatattagttaatttgaaaataaaagaaaaaattgtttttaataataaagtttaacttttatagaatttttatagaatgttggtaaaaataattatatcgtaaaaaaattaaaatttattactaatatattttgatttaattattataaaaataaaaaattatttttttttcttcataaaaaggTAAATGGAGAATATTGTTTGAAAATTCTATGAAATActactatatttatattatcgtattatctttaaattaaaaataaattaaaatatttgtatatattaatttgattcattgaaaatatatgttacagtggtttaatttaaataattataattatctcatatatttgtaggatttaaaaaaatgatattttcattatttttaaacaaatttttcagaacaaaaataaaaatattttcatgagacacggaaattatgttttaagtctttaaatttagagttaattataatccacatgtaatttatttttattacatttgtcattttttattatttttaacctcatttgttaattatgtgaattttttgttaataaatttaataaaaaaattatttagaaaacaagaaacaaagaaaaagaattatatttaaatagtgatgaattttttttgtcaaaagttatttgaatactcaattaaatatattttaatactcatttaggaaagaaaaaacaaagaaaaaacatttcggattaattattttcagtctatttttttaaaattctaattttaatatttgaacaaAATTTTGGCTTGTCAAAGTCTTCaaacttttctttatctttagaTTTTGCCGtcaactttatttatttgacaAAATGATGTTATGATAAACATTGAGACTAtcacatgttatttttaattatttatgagaTCTATTTctctaatatttaaaattatttttcaataaataatttcaactaGACCCATTATTTAAGAAACTCACGATTGTATGTTATTAGAGAACATAATAgtttgcttaaaaaaaagagaaatagaaaaagattTTAAGTGTAGCGTAATGTGTATGAcccattaaaaaattacttcaacaaCTCAATAAGCAAGCAATTCAACACAATAGATGTTCTTAGGTCGTTTtgcattagataaaaaaatatatattgaattttattattcacttgtgttaaaattttgtttcactACTgagttcattcatttttttcccacTTTTCATAATTTCTTGGAGCTAGGATGGATCCGttgcttaaaaataattatttaagttcccGAGTTATGGTGAATTGGtgataactcaatttttttttaaagagttgCAAgggtgagaagaaaaaaaaaacagcaagaaagaaaatataaataataatgtatttttaaataatgacaaaataaagaaaaaaagttagtaataattaattttaaaaaaaattatttttaattcaaactttttatttaaaaatattcttccGTCTAAAAAACTAGGATGAAGTTGTTAGTTCTTACACAAAAATGCACCGTCaatatttccttttcttatttgtGTTTTAAGTGAAATGTGCGGCAAAACTTAGATCCTCAGTGAatgaattcaaataaattttgaaaattaatttctgaaatatatttaatacatacCAAATCTATGTGTTTTTCTAAGATATgttacttaaaataattttggctAAATatgcatttataaaaaaatataaaaacatggatggtcaaaatattttataaatttatttatttatttatgaatgagtatttatatattcttttttatttatttaaaatgaatatttttgtatAGATGGTATACTGTTTATTTAtaccaaattatttttaagtatttgtATTAGGTATACCACTTAAAAAGAATagaacaatgttttttttttattataaagtttacataaaaaactagtttttaatttttaaaataatttaaaaattacaaaatatatccctattattttttttatctagcatttaaattcataatacatggtttaaaaaaacaataaattcaatcgtttcattaaatataatacatGATTGAATTTTTCGTTtccaaatttttaattgtttttatttcgtCCTTCATATTAATcatgattgattttaaataaaaaataaatatgaatttattttgattaatgataa includes these proteins:
- the LOC100786060 gene encoding putative clathrin assembly protein At5g57200, which produces MGTFQSFRKAYGALKDSTKVGLAKVNSEYKELDIAIVKATNHVEYPPKERHVRKIFCATLAHQPRADVAYCIHKLAKRLSKTRSWIVAIKTLIVIHRTLREGDPTFREEILNYSRRGHILQISNFKDDSSPLAWDCSAWVRTYALFLEERLECFRVLKYDIESERLTKASPVVNNVRSKTRSLDSDDLLEQLPALQQLLYRLIGCQPEGCAYSNHLVQYALALVLKESFKIYCTLNDGIINLVDVFFDMTRHDAVKALNIYKRAGQQAENLADFYEYCKGLDLTRNFQFPTLRQPPPSFLATMEEYIKEAPQTGYVNKKVVRKSDYQENEESSKEESESNESAEPQANEEQVEEVNEEESVEEEEEQPKEEEVEPPPLISTDDGTNDLLGLNEINPKAMELEESNAMALAIVPPGGNNPNNLALSNFDGTTGWELSLVTTPSNHSSQAPDRRLAGGFDKLLLDSLYEDENARRQLQLQNAGYGHSGTMDIQNNNPFDHYNQQDPFAMSNNIAPPPSVQMALMSQQQQQQQMMFQQQQMMYQQAQQQHNNMMMVPYHQQQPYNQYPQQMYNSSSHNPFGDPLPVPNYNHSSMPQQGNYNLM